In [Clostridium] cellulosi, one genomic interval encodes:
- a CDS encoding hypothetical protein (Family membership), producing MFFSFGMFDGKPVLQGNIERYCAACGYSGTHYIYTRKRWLLLLVIPLPINVSTYTQCPRCGFIEEYKN from the coding sequence TTGTTCTTTTCATTCGGTATGTTTGACGGAAAACCTGTCTTGCAGGGTAATATAGAGCGTTACTGCGCTGCCTGCGGTTACAGCGGGACGCATTATATTTATACCCGAAAGCGCTGGCTGCTGCTTTTGGTTATCCCACTGCCTATCAATGTTTCAACATATACGCAATGCCCGCGCTGCGGGTTTATCGAGGAATATAAAAACTAA
- the ywjA gene encoding putative ABC transporter ATP-binding protein YwjA (High confidence in function and specificity) — translation MKKSSVLKKFLSYYKPYKFLFFFDLFCALVVSAVDLAFPLILSYVTKSVFTQSKSVILHSIGIIGVVLVAMYIAKYFCQYFITSWGHIMGARMESDMRRDLFYHMQKLSFSYYDRNNTGEMMSKLVSDLFDISELAHHGPENVFISLLKIVGSFAILMSINVKMTLILFAVTAVMVVYSYFMNKKMTSVFFDNRVKIAKVNASVQDSLSGIRVVKSFANEPVERRKFDCSNNAFLESKVNNYMIMGRYHAGNSFFEGLLYIVIVASGAFFIVNGTLSAADLAVYALYINIYINPIDLLINFTEQFQKGYAGFKRFLEVVETQPEIKDAEDAVELKNVKGDIEYRNVSFSYDKEHPVLNNINIKIPAGRKVALVGPSGGGKTTICSLLPRFYDVTSGSVLIDGQDIRKFKQQSLRNAIGVVQQDVYLFAGSIRDNIAYGKPGATQEEIEEAAKKANIHDFIMSLEDGYDTYVGERGVRLSGGQKQRISIARVFLKNPPILILDEATSALDNESERYIQKSLDSLAENRTTLVIAHRLSTVRSADEIIVINDGSIVERGTHAELLKLNGIYAKYYNMQFEGIDDALIK, via the coding sequence GTGAAGAAGTCGAGCGTTCTAAAAAAGTTTTTAAGTTACTATAAACCATATAAATTTCTATTTTTCTTTGACCTGTTTTGCGCGCTGGTTGTTTCAGCCGTAGATTTAGCTTTTCCCCTGATTCTGAGCTATGTGACAAAATCAGTTTTTACTCAAAGCAAAAGCGTTATACTTCATTCTATCGGTATTATCGGGGTAGTACTGGTCGCAATGTATATTGCCAAGTATTTCTGCCAGTATTTCATAACCTCGTGGGGACATATAATGGGCGCCCGTATGGAAAGCGATATGAGGCGTGATTTGTTTTATCATATGCAGAAGCTTTCTTTTTCCTATTATGACCGGAACAATACGGGCGAAATGATGTCGAAGCTGGTTTCCGACCTGTTCGATATCTCGGAGCTTGCCCATCATGGCCCAGAAAACGTGTTTATTTCACTGTTAAAAATCGTCGGTTCTTTTGCCATACTTATGTCGATTAATGTAAAAATGACGCTTATTCTGTTCGCGGTAACTGCGGTAATGGTCGTTTACTCCTATTTCATGAATAAGAAGATGACTTCCGTTTTCTTTGACAACCGTGTCAAGATAGCTAAAGTAAACGCCAGTGTTCAGGACAGCCTTTCCGGCATAAGGGTAGTCAAGTCTTTTGCAAACGAGCCTGTGGAGCGCAGGAAGTTCGACTGCAGCAACAATGCTTTCCTTGAATCAAAGGTTAACAATTATATGATTATGGGCCGCTATCATGCCGGCAACTCGTTCTTTGAAGGCCTTTTGTATATTGTTATTGTAGCGTCAGGGGCGTTTTTTATCGTCAACGGCACGCTTTCAGCCGCCGACCTTGCGGTTTACGCCCTCTATATCAACATCTATATTAATCCTATCGACCTGCTTATCAATTTCACAGAGCAGTTCCAAAAGGGTTATGCAGGTTTTAAGCGTTTTCTTGAGGTCGTTGAGACCCAGCCGGAAATCAAAGACGCTGAAGACGCTGTGGAACTCAAAAACGTCAAGGGCGATATCGAGTACAGGAACGTCTCGTTCAGCTATGACAAGGAGCACCCGGTGCTTAATAACATCAACATAAAGATACCCGCAGGGCGTAAGGTTGCTCTGGTCGGCCCGTCCGGCGGCGGGAAAACGACTATATGTTCGCTTTTGCCGAGGTTTTACGACGTAACGTCAGGAAGCGTACTTATCGACGGTCAGGATATCAGAAAATTCAAGCAGCAGTCGCTTAGAAATGCAATCGGCGTCGTTCAGCAGGATGTTTACCTCTTTGCCGGCAGTATCAGGGACAATATAGCTTACGGCAAACCGGGGGCCACTCAGGAAGAAATCGAAGAGGCTGCAAAGAAAGCGAATATCCACGATTTTATAATGTCCCTTGAGGACGGTTATGACACCTATGTCGGTGAACGTGGTGTACGACTTTCCGGCGGCCAGAAACAGCGAATCTCAATAGCCCGCGTATTCCTTAAGAATCCGCCTATATTGATACTTGACGAGGCAACCTCTGCCCTTGATAACGAGAGCGAGAGATATATACAAAAATCCCTCGACAGCCTTGCGGAAAACCGCACTACGCTGGTTATAGCCCACCGGCTGAGCACTGTACGCAGCGCAGATGAAATAATAGTTATAAACGATGGAAGTATTGTTGAACGGGGAACACATGCCGAGCTGTTAAAGCTCAACGGCATTTATGCGAAATATTACAATATGCAGTTTGAAGGCATTGATGACGCACTTATAAAATAA
- a CDS encoding two component transcriptional regulator, winged helix family (High confidence in function and specificity): MEKILLVEDDSALAVGLKYSMEKENFSVVTAGGVKEGFEKFQSETFDLVVLDIGLPDGTGFELCKMIREISNVPILFLTACDEETNVVMGLDMGGDEYITKPFRLRELISRIKALLRRAKGKNSERIESLGYVLHPEECRLLKGETEIPLTPAECRLVYLLMSNPGRTLTRGQLLSKLWDSGGDFVDENTLTVYIRRLRTKIEENPSSPKIILTVRGIGYKWNVGSGGAN; this comes from the coding sequence ATGGAAAAAATATTGCTTGTAGAGGACGACTCCGCCCTTGCTGTCGGGCTCAAATACAGCATGGAAAAAGAAAACTTCTCTGTTGTAACCGCAGGCGGGGTAAAGGAAGGTTTCGAAAAGTTTCAAAGCGAGACATTTGACCTCGTTGTTTTGGATATCGGACTTCCGGACGGCACAGGGTTCGAGCTTTGCAAAATGATTCGTGAAATATCAAATGTGCCTATTCTGTTTTTAACCGCATGCGATGAGGAAACTAACGTCGTAATGGGGCTCGACATGGGCGGAGATGAGTATATAACAAAGCCTTTCAGGCTTCGCGAGCTGATATCCCGGATTAAGGCGCTACTAAGGCGCGCCAAAGGTAAAAACAGCGAAAGAATCGAGTCGCTGGGGTATGTCCTTCACCCTGAAGAATGTAGGCTTTTAAAAGGCGAAACCGAGATACCTCTAACGCCGGCCGAATGCCGCCTTGTCTATCTTTTGATGTCAAACCCCGGCAGAACACTTACGCGCGGCCAACTGCTTTCAAAGCTGTGGGACAGCGGCGGGGATTTTGTAGACGAGAATACGCTGACGGTCTATATAAGGCGCCTGAGGACAAAGATAGAGGAAAATCCCTCCTCCCCTAAGATAATCCTTACAGTCAGAGGAATCGGCTACAAATGGAACGTCGGCAGCGGAGGTGCAAACTGA
- a CDS encoding hypothetical protein (High confidence in function and specificity) codes for MKIKAEEIIRSRRKTISLEIKNDGRLVVRAPLKTPETLIKRAVEQKADWILKKQKEMLKRKRENPPKQWAEGEKFVFLGSEYTLTFSDSASKITAENGYLTVPAAYKDSAQTAIINWYKKEAKKVFSERVRFYAEKHNIKYTSLKTTSALTRWGSCSSKGGLCFTWRLVMAPIDMIDYVVVHELSHLSHLDHSHAFWNRVSELMPDYDLRRQWFKTHSYLLGKDYFAKERGG; via the coding sequence TTGAAAATAAAAGCTGAAGAAATAATAAGGTCGAGGAGAAAAACTATTTCTCTTGAGATAAAAAACGACGGAAGGCTTGTTGTCCGCGCGCCTCTTAAAACACCCGAAACATTGATAAAGCGTGCAGTGGAGCAAAAAGCTGACTGGATTTTAAAAAAGCAAAAAGAGATGTTGAAAAGAAAGCGTGAGAACCCGCCGAAACAGTGGGCCGAGGGCGAGAAGTTCGTATTTTTAGGCAGCGAATATACACTCACTTTTTCCGATAGTGCAAGTAAAATTACAGCGGAAAACGGATATCTGACAGTGCCGGCGGCGTATAAAGATAGTGCGCAGACTGCTATAATTAACTGGTATAAGAAAGAGGCAAAAAAGGTTTTTTCAGAGCGTGTGCGGTTTTACGCGGAAAAGCACAATATAAAATATACGTCGCTTAAAACGACGAGCGCGCTGACCCGCTGGGGCTCATGCTCATCGAAAGGCGGGCTGTGTTTTACATGGCGGCTGGTTATGGCGCCGATAGATATGATAGATTATGTAGTGGTGCATGAACTTTCGCATTTAAGTCATCTTGACCATTCACATGCGTTTTGGAACCGTGTCAGTGAGCTGATGCCCGATTATGACTTAAGGCGCCAGTGGTTCAAGACACATTCTTATCTCCTTGGAAAGGATTATTTTGCGAAAGAACGGGGAGGCTGA